The Spirosoma sp. SC4-14 DNA window CCAAAGTAGGCTACCGGCCGGGCTTGCCTTTGTCAATGCTACCACACCGGGCGTTACCTTCGCCAATGGTATTGTCAGCGCCGATGTGGGTACGGTGATGGCTAACGGTCAGGTAACGGTCGGTTTTCAGGCTAAGCCAACCCAGACCGGTACCTTTGCCACAGCCGCTCAGATCACCAGTAGCCAGACTCCCGACCCCGACAGCCAGCCTAATTCGGGCACCGGCGATGGGCAGGACGATGCCGCTATGGTCGATCTGCGAACCCCAGCGGGCAGCAATCCGTTGACAACCTCACCTAACCCCAATCAGATTGCCCTGCCCCTGGTTGTCAGCAGCCAGCCTACACCCGATCCGGCAACGGCCGATCTTAGCCTGGCCATGGTGGCCGATAAAGCCGTGGTCAATACGAGTCAGAATGAGATTGTCACCAGCACCATTACCCTTAGCAACCGGGGGGGCGCCACGGCCCATAGTGCCATCATTCTGGTAACGTTACCGAATGGCTATTTCGACTACCAGAACACAGCTAACTGGGTACAGGTGAATAATCAGACCTACAAAGTTTATGTCAACCAACTAGCGGCCGGACAGTCGTCGGTGGTAACAGTGCGGTGGCAACCGGCGGCTGCTGGCAGTCTGCAAGCTCAGATTCAGGATGTAGCTGAGTCAGATCCTGATTCGACCCCTGGTAACGGCTTCAGCAATGGCGAAGACGACGAAGCCAGCATAAGTGTACGAGTTCGCTAATCGATTTCATCTTACCGATCAACAAAAACCGCCCGATACAGCAATGCACCGGGCGGTTTGGTAAAGTATATGAAGTAGATTGCGTTATCACTCCCATTCAATGGTAGCGGGTGGCTTCGACGAAATATCGTACACAACGCGGTTGACGCCCTTAACGCGATTAATAATCTCATTCGACACATCGGCCAGGAACTCGTAAGGCAAATGCGCCCAGTCGGCAGTCATACCATCAACACTGGTTACGGCACGAAGTGCCACAACGCGCTCGTAGGTACGTTCGTCGCCCATCACACCAACCGACTGAACTGGTAGCAGAATAGCACCAGCCTGCCATACTTTGTCGTATAATCCTTCCCGCTTCAGACCGTTGATGAACAACGCGTCGACCTGTTGCAGAATGTCGACTTTCTCGGGAGTAATATCGCCCAGAATCCGAATAGCCAGCCCCGGACCAGGGAACGGATGCCGCCCCAGAATCGCATCAGGTATACCCAATGTACGACCAACCGCCCGGACTTCGTCTTTAAACAGCGTATTGAGCGGCTCAACAATTTTTAGCTTCATAAAATCGGGCAAACCACCTACGTTGTGGTGCGATTTAATGGTTGCCGACGGTCCTTTTACCGACACAGATTCTATTACATCGGGGTAGATCGTCCCCTGCCCTAGCCACGACACCCCTTCGATCAGGTGCGCTTCGTGATCGAAAACATCGATAAACGTTTTGCCGATGGCTTTACGTTTGGCTTCCGGATCGGTCAGTCCAGCCAGTGCCGAGTAGAACCGATCTTTGGCATCAACGCCTTTTACGTTTAGTCCGAGCGTTTTATACGACTCCAGCACACCTGAAAATTCATCTTTCCGAAGCACACCGTTATCAACAAAGATGCAATAGAGGTTCTGTCCGATTGCCCTATGAATCAATACTGCCGCCACCGACGAATCGACGCCACCCGACAGCCCCAGTACGACTTTATCATTACCAAGTTTCTGCTTCAATTGAGCAATCGTCGATTCGGCAAACGATTCGGACGTCCAGTTCTGCGTGCAGCCGCAAATATCGACAACAAAATTGTGCAGCAGGGTTTTGCCCTGTAGCGAGTGCGTTACTTCGGGGTGGAACTGAATGCCGTAGGTTGACTCTCCTTCGACCTGAAAAGCCGCAACGCGTACGGTATCAGTCGAGGCAATGATCTTGAAGTTATCCGGTACGCTCGTAATCGTATCGGCATGTGACATCCAAACCTGCGAATGCTGATCGATGCCCCGCATCAGTGGACTATCGGTATCGACGGTACCCAGCTTGGCGCGGCCATATTCCCGAATAGCGGATGCCTGCACTTCGCCCCCACTGGTATGCGCCAGCAATTGAGCGCCATAGCATACGCCCAGAACGGGAAGTTTATGCCGGAAAGCTGCCAGATGAACTTCGGGCGAGTCGGCGTCGCGAACGGACGATGGACTACCCGAAAGAATGATGCCCTTAACGTCAGGGGTAATCGTTGGGATGTGATTGTACGGATGGATTTCGCAGTAAACGTTCAGTTCGCGCACCCGGCGGGCAATAAGTTGGGTGTACTGTGAACCGAAATCCAGAATCAGAATCTGTTCTGTGGCCATTTTGGTCTCCAAAATGCAAAGTTAGGGCATTTTGACGGGTACGCAAATAATGAGCGGATAGGCTTCCCTTAATCTTAGCAATTGTCGTAAGTACTCAATAATCAATTACCAATGTCTACAAACTGTATCAAACGAATAGATAGCTAGATAGCCAAATCAACATAATATACATTAATAAAAAAAAGGGACATTTTTTTGTTGGTAAACTTGCCTTTAATATCCAAAATGAATAAATTCACATACAAAACAAACAAACTAATTACTTAGATGAATACATTAAGAATTTGGCTAATAGTTGGCTTGTACGTCTGTCAGCTAGGAGGAAGTCTATTCGCTCAGAAATTATCAGTTAATGAAGCAATTGAACAAATGTAGCTCAATTGGATTTAAGCGGAATAAAAACGGGTTTTCTGTTAAATAAGGGATTTCCTTGGTCTGATCAAATAAAGCCATTCACAGATCCAAATTTTGATAAACCTCGTGTTTTTAAGGCTCATTATTGGCGTACATTACAGAGAGGTCTATTAAAATCCGATATAAAGCAAAAGAAATCGTTTGTTGACTTAGACGCTGAGTTAGATGCTATCCAGACAAAGTCGCGAGAAACAGGCGTCATACCGATTGGTATTATTAATGTAACAGGGAATCAACTATCTAATAAAGAAATAAATGAAAATAAAATCCTTAAATCTCAGGGAAAGACTTCTTCAGATAAAACATACCGCCAAGTTCAGATATTAGCAGCCGCAGCACTGATCAGTAGTGTGTATAACAAACAGGTAACATTCATTTTTGACCCTCATTATGTATATGCAGATCAGACACAAGACCTTAATGACCTTGAAGTAGATTTTGGCGACGATAAAGGCTTTCAGAAGATAGATTGGAAACCTACCAAAAGCAGTAAAGTAACAATTACCTATTCTGGTGTAGGCGAAAAAATAGTAACCTTTCGATTTAATTCCCAAAAAGCAGGTACCTATGTTTGTCATTCTGTCTTTGAAGTCGCAATGGAAGAAATACCCACTCCTAGCCAGACCCTTGACATAACAGCCCCCAAGACAAAATTAGATAAGAGTGCAAATGGCCGAGTATCTATTCAACTAGCGGGTGGACAAGCTAACATTTACTTGGGTTGCGATGGGGTTTTCGATAAACCTGTCATCATTGTTGAAGGGTTTGATGGATCTAATGTTATGGATTTCAACTACCTACTACAAAGTAATAAATATGGCGCTAATGGCATCTTTTACAATCTACATCAGGCAGGCTATGATCGAGTAATCCTAAACTTCAATGACGGCGGTGACTATATACAAAACAATGCTCAAGTACTAAAAGAGTTGATAAACCGGGTCAACCAGCTTAAAAGCGGCACTACTCCTAACATTGTAATTGGGGAAAGTATGGGAGGATTAGTTGCTCGTATAGCTCTTAAAGAAATGGAGCGAGATGGACAACAACATCATGTCAGCCATTATATATCTTTCGATACCCCCCACCTGGGGGCAAATGTTCCATTAGGCTTGCAGTTTCTGGGTATTGATATTGATAGTATGGCTTTGGTAAATCTACTAAATTTATCTCCTTCCGATCTTCAACAACAGGTTACAAATGTATCGCGCCCTGCTGCTCGTCAAATGCTTCGGTATCACTATAATATGCCAGATGCTCAGCCTGACCTAGAATATTACAACTTACAGAATCAACTTCAAGCACTTGACTTTCCAACCCAATGTCGCAATATTGCTATACTAAACGGAAGTCGAAATGGCACAGGCTGGGGATTCAATCCAGGCTCTATGCTATTACAGTTTGATAATATTACGCTACTGGCTTCAACCTTCGTTCGTAGCCGTAGCCATAACATTGGCGGGAATACTCGAATTTCATCATTAACAACCTTACTGGTAGCATTGCCAACAACAGTACGAACTCATGATATTACCACTTCTAATCCTAATTTTGATGCCCTAGCTGGAGGTATTCTTCCTGGAGGAATCAGCAGCAAAATGCTTATTAGTGCATCTCAGCTTTTCATCAGTGCTATCTTTAATATAGGTTATAATAACGTTAGCGTACAAGACAATATTTGTTTTATTCCAAGCTTGAGTGCTATTAGCTATACAGGTCCACTTAGTAACCAATCCGACTGGCAGGTTAGTGTTAACAATGCTATTAGTCTAGGGCGCACTCCGTTTCAAGCCGTTTATGCGAATGACAATAATTCCTCTCATGTATTAACAGATTTTCAATATGGTAATGGTAATAGCTGGTCCCAACTATTTGCCAATGAATTTAACGTTAATTTTAATTACAGTTGTCCTACCGTACCACCTGCCAACTGGTCAGGGACTCAATTTGTATGCGCTGGAAGCTCATATCAGTACCTTGCTGGATTGTCTTATGAAAATAGTAATATTGCTTATACCTGGACAGTTAACCCTGGAAACTATACGCTTTCTGGTAATCCAGTAGACATTCGGTGGAACCTTAATCCTGGTGTTTACTATCTTACATGCAGCGCGAAGGACCAGACAAGCTCAGGCAACCCCAGCAATTCGAGCACAGGGACAATATATGTCCAAAATTGTTCAGGAGGTGGAAATGGGTGCACCCAAAGATTTGTCTCTATTGTATCACCAACCAACGGAAACACGTTCACAACTTCAACATTTCCTTTTTATTTCGATATTCAAACCAACACATGCGATCCTCAGGGGATTATGCAAATTCAGTATAACATTGTTGACCCTAATGGCAACTGGTTCTGGATTGGGTACGTTGACAATGCCTCTGCTGGTGGTTCATATCCATACACGCTAAAGGCAAACCAATGGACCAACTTTGTATCAAGCAATAATGCCTACCAAATTACACATCCAGGAACTTATATTCTTCAAGCTCGACTTTTTTCAAATTCAGGAGTCATTACTGATGCGCCCCCTGTTCCAATCAACATCGTTCAAACAGGCAGTGGTGGTAACCCTGGCTCTGGCGGTACTTATAATCAGTGCTTCGAAGCCGAAGCGAGTACTGTTACTGGAACTGGAACTATCAGTAACGATGCTAATGCATCTGGCGGACAATATGTAGGTGGATTTGGCAACCCTAGTGAATATCGCCAATTCAATGTCAACTCGATTCCTTCTAATGGCACATACACCTTAAAAATTCGGTATGCAACAGGAGAAAATCCAACAATTGGGATTGTTTTGAATGGCAATAGCACAAATCCACAGATAGTGTCGGCCCCTACTACCCAAAGCTGGGCAGGGAATTATAACGAAATTTCTACTTCTGTCAGCCTCAATCAGGGCAACAATACAATTCGTATTCAAGGAAATAGCCAAGGCTTTGTTTTAGACCGAATTTGCGTAGTTGGAGGTACTAGTAACGGCCGGGTAGCTAGCACTGAACCCTCATCAGAAATTTTATTATTCCCTAATCCAGCGGCATCGTCAGTTACAGTCCAACGCTATCTCAGTTCCGGACAATTAGCTGAATTAGCTATCATAGATGCATCGGGCCGAGAAACATACGTCCGAATGATAGTGGGCGAAGGCAACCTTCATCAGGAAGTTGTTGATGTACATAAATGGCCTAGCGGCACGTATGTTGTAAAACTACAAACAGATCAAGAAAGCACTGTCAAAAAATTAGTGATCAATCACTGAATCCCAAAGTTATGAAAGCATTTATGATCAAATACCTGCTTAGATTGGTATGTATTTTGGGTTGGTGTCTACTAATTGGTCTTACGGATGGATGCATTGTTCCTGCAACGACTAAAACGACTATTCAATGTGTTGTACAGGATTCGACAGGTCATGAAATAGCTGGATTACCGTTAGAACTAGAAGGTTCTACAGGAAGCCTATCCTTATTAAATGGAAGAAAAACAGTAGAGTCTTACAGCATCGTTACCGATCAAAACGGCAAGTTTACTCAAGAAGTACAGGATGCGTCAAGACAATATAACGTTTATGTGCCTGTTTCTACAGGGTATGTTATGGTGGGATGCCCAATAAACCAGCAAACCAACCAGCCAGAATGTGATCTGGTCAGTATTCCTCTACCACCAACCCCTGTCTGGCATACAATTATTGTAAGAAAACTTCATTGAATCCAAAACCATGAAAGCCTTTATGATTAAATACCTGCCTAGATTGGTAGGTATTTTGGGCTTGAGTTTACTAATCGGCTTAGCTAGCGGATGTTATGTCAACCTTCCTCCGGCTGCTGACACTCTTTTTACAGGTGTCGTCACCGATTCACTGGGAAATCCGTTACCAGATTTTACAGTACGTCTGGAAGGTACAGCCAAAGGTGGGTTATTCACTACGTCAAAAATTCCTGAACTTATACAATCCTACGAGCTAAAAACCGACCAGTTGGGAGCCTTTTTCCAATTATTGTCCTGGCGGGATAATATTGACTCCTATTCGATTTTACCTCCGTTTCCCAATCAGGTTTATCAACAAATAGGAGGCTTCTATGACTGTCCTTTACCTCTGGAAACAAACTGTCAACTCGCCAGACCAACCAACCCGCTCAGCTATACAGTTTCGGTAACCCTGCGCGTAAAATTTTACTAAAGAGCGAAAACTTCGCCCCTTTTCACTCTTTCACTCTTTCTGGATACAGCAGGTATTTCGCCCTTGTGAGCCTATAGGCGTTGAGTGCCGGTTGCCAGCTTTCCCGGATTTTGGCTTCGGATACGCCAGCGATGATCTGCTTGCGAAGCTGATCGGTACCCGCCAGCCGGTCGAAACCATTGTTAGCCAGAAAGAACTTCGTTTTATCGCTGGCCCGGTTATAGAAATCCAGCAGGTAATTCAGCATTAGTTCCTTTTTCGAAATGTTGGCGTTCGACAGGTCGAGACCGTAGCACAACTGACCTTCCAGCGGTGGATTTACAGCACCGGGTTTATCGACAGGCGTAAACGTATAAGGCCCATATTTGGTGTAGGGCGACCCAATCACCTGAAACTGCTTATCGGTTCCCCGTCCAACACTCACCACCGTTCCTTCAAAAAAACACAGCGACGGATACAGCAACACGGCCTGCTGATTGGGCAGGTTCGGCGACGGTTTTACGGGGAGCACATAGGGTGTTTGGTGTGTGTAGTTTTTGACGGGCACCACCGTAAGCTTACAGGTTTTACCACCGCCCAGCCAGCCTTCGCCATTGATCATGGTGGCCAGTTCGCCAACGGTTAGCCCATGCACTACCGGAATGGGATGCATACCGACGAAGGATTTGAATTTGGGGTCGAGCACAGGGCCGTCGATATAGTGCCCGTTCGGATTGGGGCGGTCCAGAATAATGAGCGGCTTGCCGGTTTCGGCGCAGGCTTCCATCACATAATGCATGGTGCTGATATAGGTATAGAAGCGAGTGCCCACATCCTGAATATCGAAAATAACAACATCGAGCGAGTCCATCTGAGCCGGAGTTGGCTTACTGTTCTTACCGTATAGCGACACAATGAAAACACCCGTACGCGGATCGCGGCTATTAGTGATTTTTTCGCCGTCGGTTGCCTCACCCCGAAAACCATGCTCGGGCGCAAAAATAGTTTTTACCAACACCCCCCGCGACAGCAAACTGTCGACCAGATGTGTTGTTCCAACGCGCGACGTATGATTAACAACCATACCTATCCGTTTGCCTTCAAGCGCAGGCAGGTACAGCGCCATTTGAGCAGCGCCCGTCTGGAGCGAAGCCGATGTTTTCTGAGTTGTTTGAGCCTGGCAAGCCACAAAGAGCAGACAGCAGGCAATAAAGAAGAGTTTATGTAACGTCATCATATCGTTTTGTAGTGCTTGGGACAAAACTCATCATTTTTAATGAACCTTAACCAACTATCGAGGGGCATTTGTTAGCAGAACCAATAAACACGCCAGTGCCGAATGGCCAATCAACTAATAACAAATAGGTATTGCTGGTAATTTTTTATGACAGATCAGCTACTTGTCCGTTAGATTTGCGTTGATATCAATACTCAACCTGTTACGCGAAACTGTGGCTTACTAATTTATCATAGATTCGTTTTCGAAACCCGTAACGGTCAGCCTGGTGCAGTCCTGATTCCCACTAACGACCATTCGGCGGAGAACCGCATACACCTTAAAACCGAATACCGTTTTGAACGTACCCATTTTTTTAGCCCGTAAAGTTCGCCATGCACCCGAAGGCAGTTTTTCGGCAACGGTTACCCGCGTTGGGGTGGTTAGTATTGCCCTGGGGCTAGCCATTCTGATTGTTGCTTTTGCTGTTCTGTTCGGGTTCAAAAACACAATTCAGCAAAAGATTTTTCTCTTTGGGGCTCACCTTCAGGTAGGCAAGTTTACGAATAACAATTCCTACCAGGAAACACCCTTAGCCCTGAACACGGCGGTATATCGCGACAGTACTGCCATTCCTGGCGTGAAACACATCCAGGCCGTAGCCCTGAAAGCAGGCATTCTGAAAACACCGGAAGAACTTACGGGCGT harbors:
- a CDS encoding T9SS type A sorting domain-containing protein, whose product is MDLSGIKTGFLLNKGFPWSDQIKPFTDPNFDKPRVFKAHYWRTLQRGLLKSDIKQKKSFVDLDAELDAIQTKSRETGVIPIGIINVTGNQLSNKEINENKILKSQGKTSSDKTYRQVQILAAAALISSVYNKQVTFIFDPHYVYADQTQDLNDLEVDFGDDKGFQKIDWKPTKSSKVTITYSGVGEKIVTFRFNSQKAGTYVCHSVFEVAMEEIPTPSQTLDITAPKTKLDKSANGRVSIQLAGGQANIYLGCDGVFDKPVIIVEGFDGSNVMDFNYLLQSNKYGANGIFYNLHQAGYDRVILNFNDGGDYIQNNAQVLKELINRVNQLKSGTTPNIVIGESMGGLVARIALKEMERDGQQHHVSHYISFDTPHLGANVPLGLQFLGIDIDSMALVNLLNLSPSDLQQQVTNVSRPAARQMLRYHYNMPDAQPDLEYYNLQNQLQALDFPTQCRNIAILNGSRNGTGWGFNPGSMLLQFDNITLLASTFVRSRSHNIGGNTRISSLTTLLVALPTTVRTHDITTSNPNFDALAGGILPGGISSKMLISASQLFISAIFNIGYNNVSVQDNICFIPSLSAISYTGPLSNQSDWQVSVNNAISLGRTPFQAVYANDNNSSHVLTDFQYGNGNSWSQLFANEFNVNFNYSCPTVPPANWSGTQFVCAGSSYQYLAGLSYENSNIAYTWTVNPGNYTLSGNPVDIRWNLNPGVYYLTCSAKDQTSSGNPSNSSTGTIYVQNCSGGGNGCTQRFVSIVSPTNGNTFTTSTFPFYFDIQTNTCDPQGIMQIQYNIVDPNGNWFWIGYVDNASAGGSYPYTLKANQWTNFVSSNNAYQITHPGTYILQARLFSNSGVITDAPPVPINIVQTGSGGNPGSGGTYNQCFEAEASTVTGTGTISNDANASGGQYVGGFGNPSEYRQFNVNSIPSNGTYTLKIRYATGENPTIGIVLNGNSTNPQIVSAPTTQSWAGNYNEISTSVSLNQGNNTIRIQGNSQGFVLDRICVVGGTSNGRVASTEPSSEILLFPNPAASSVTVQRYLSSGQLAELAIIDASGRETYVRMIVGEGNLHQEVVDVHKWPSGTYVVKLQTDQESTVKKLVINH
- a CDS encoding DUF1343 domain-containing protein is translated as MMTLHKLFFIACCLLFVACQAQTTQKTSASLQTGAAQMALYLPALEGKRIGMVVNHTSRVGTTHLVDSLLSRGVLVKTIFAPEHGFRGEATDGEKITNSRDPRTGVFIVSLYGKNSKPTPAQMDSLDVVIFDIQDVGTRFYTYISTMHYVMEACAETGKPLIILDRPNPNGHYIDGPVLDPKFKSFVGMHPIPVVHGLTVGELATMINGEGWLGGGKTCKLTVVPVKNYTHQTPYVLPVKPSPNLPNQQAVLLYPSLCFFEGTVVSVGRGTDKQFQVIGSPYTKYGPYTFTPVDKPGAVNPPLEGQLCYGLDLSNANISKKELMLNYLLDFYNRASDKTKFFLANNGFDRLAGTDQLRKQIIAGVSEAKIRESWQPALNAYRLTRAKYLLYPERVKE
- the guaA gene encoding glutamine-hydrolyzing GMP synthase, which translates into the protein MATEQILILDFGSQYTQLIARRVRELNVYCEIHPYNHIPTITPDVKGIILSGSPSSVRDADSPEVHLAAFRHKLPVLGVCYGAQLLAHTSGGEVQASAIREYGRAKLGTVDTDSPLMRGIDQHSQVWMSHADTITSVPDNFKIIASTDTVRVAAFQVEGESTYGIQFHPEVTHSLQGKTLLHNFVVDICGCTQNWTSESFAESTIAQLKQKLGNDKVVLGLSGGVDSSVAAVLIHRAIGQNLYCIFVDNGVLRKDEFSGVLESYKTLGLNVKGVDAKDRFYSALAGLTDPEAKRKAIGKTFIDVFDHEAHLIEGVSWLGQGTIYPDVIESVSVKGPSATIKSHHNVGGLPDFMKLKIVEPLNTLFKDEVRAVGRTLGIPDAILGRHPFPGPGLAIRILGDITPEKVDILQQVDALFINGLKREGLYDKVWQAGAILLPVQSVGVMGDERTYERVVALRAVTSVDGMTADWAHLPYEFLADVSNEIINRVKGVNRVVYDISSKPPATIEWE